The Streptomyces sp. NBC_01268 genome segment GGGCCCGGCGCCGGCCGGCGCCGTCTCGCCGAGGGCGGCCACGGCCGCCGCCCGTACCGCCGGATCGGCGTCGGTGAGGTACGGACGGAACTTCTCCAGCCCGGCGGACTCCTCGGTGAGGGAGAGGAGGCGGAGCAGGGCCGGGCTGGGTGCGGCGCCCCCTGCCGGGGCCGAGTCGGCCGCCTTCTCGGCGGGACCGGCGGGACCGGCGGTCGGGCGGGCGGCGAGCGCCGTCGTCGAGGCGGCGGGGGCGGCGTCCTTCGGCCCCGCCGTGGCGACCGGCACCAGGGCGACCTCGCCCAGTCGCCGCTCGGGCCCGGGCTCCGGCGCGAACCCCGGCACCGGCACCACGTACGGCTCCACCGGCCGCGCGGTGAACTCCATCGCCCCCGAGGCGGACTTGCGCAGGTCGAGGTGGTGCAGCCAGCCCGCGTCGTCCCGACCCGGGTGGTCCAGCCGCTCGTGGTACAGGCCCCACCGCGACTCGGTCCTGGCCAGGGAGGCCCGGGCGGCCATCTCCGCGCAGTCCCTGATGAAGGAGACCTCGGCGCACCGCATCAGCTCGTGCGGCGTGCGCGCCCCCATCCCGTCGATCTCCGCCGACATCCGCGTGAACGCCTCGACAGCCAGGGACAGCTTCGCCCCGGTCTTCGGCGGTGCCACGTAGTCGTTGACGAACCGGCGCAGCTTGTACTCGACCTGCGGCTGCGGCGGTCCGTCGGGATGGCGCAGCGGCCGGTAGACGAGCTCATGGGCGGCGGCGAGTTGGTCCGCGGGCAACTCGCCCTCGAACGCGCGGTACCGGGCCGCGTCCTCACCGGCCAGATCACCGAAGACGAACGCGCCGATCATGTAGTTGTGCGGGACGCAGGCCAGGTCGCCCGCCGCGTACAGCCGGGGCACCGTCGTACGGGCGTGGGCGTCCACGCGTACCCCGGAGGCGGAGTGTCCGCCGCACAGCCCGATCTCCGAGATGTGCATCTCGATGTCGTGGGTGCGGTAGTCATGGCCGCGGTTCGCGTGGAACGTGCCGCGGGTGGGCCGTTCCGTCGTGTGCAGGATCGACTCGACGGCGCCGACGGTCTCCTCCGGCAGATGGCTGAGCTTGAGGTACACCGGCCCCCGGTCGGAGGCGAGTTCGGCGGCGAACTCGGACATCATCCGGCCCGACCAGTAGTCCGACTCGACGAAGCGCTCGCCGTGCCGGTTCACCTGGTACCCGCCGAACGGGTTCGCGACGTACGCGCACGCCGGCCCGTTGTAGTCCTTGATCAGCGGGTTGATCTGGAAGCACTCGATCCCGGTGAGCGCGGCCCCCGCGTGGTAGGCCATGGCGTAGCCGTCGCCGGCGTTGGTGGGGTTCTCGTACGTGCCGTACAGATAGCCCGAGGCAGGCAGGCCGAGCCGGCCGCACGGACCGGTGGCCAGGATCACCGCGCCCGCCCGGACGACCACGAAGTCGCCCGTACGGGTGTGGAATCCCGCCGCGCCTATCGCCCGTCCGTCGTCCGGGTGCGTGAGCACCCGCACCGGCATGACCCGGTTCTCGATCCGGATCCGCTCGCGCATCTCCCGCCGCCGCAGCTGCCGGTAGAGCACCTTCTTGACGTCCTTGCCCTCCGGCATCGGCAGTACGTACGAGCCGGAGCGGTGCACCTGGCGGACCGCGTACTCGCCGTGCTCGTCCTTCTCGAACTTCACCCCGTACGACTCCAGGCGCTGGACCATCCCGAAGCCCCGGGTCGCGGTCTGCCGGACGGTGGACTGGTCGACGACGCCGTCGTTGGCGCGGGTGATCTCGGCGACGTAGTCGTCGGGTTCCGCCCGGCCCGGGATGACCGCGTTGTTGACCCCGTCCATTCCCATGGCCAGGGCGCCGGAGTGACGGACGTGCGCCTTCTCCAGGAGCAGCACGGACGCGCCGTTTCCGGCGGCGGTCAGCGCGGCCATCGTGCCCGCGGTACCGCCGCCGATGACCAGCACGTCGCAGGAGAGTTCGGTGGCGTCGGCGAGCGCGGGGATGGCCGGAGGGGTGTCCACGGGGGTGCCTTTCGGGGGAGAGGTGGGGAGCGGAGACTCGGATGGGTCTCGGGACGGCCCCTGGGCGGATTTCACAGGGACGCGAGGATGCGGCGGCGCGCCTCTGTGGTGCCGGGGGCCGTGCGGGCGTCGCGATCGCGCGGGTGCGGGACGTCCAGCACCCGCCCGGAGCCGAGTCGGAGGACCCGGTCGCCGAGGTGCAGGGCCTCGTCCACGTCGTGGGTGACGAAGACGACGGTGGCACCGGTACCGCGCAGGATGTCGACCAGCAGGTCCTGCATCCCGGCCCGGGTGTGCGCGTCCAGCGCACCGAAGGGCTCGTCCATCAGGACCGCACGGGGGCTGCCGACCAGGGCGCGGGCCAGCTGGACCCGTTGGCGCTGGCCGCCGGACAGCTGGTGCGGCAGCTTGTGGGCGTGGTCTGCGAGGCCGACCCGGTCCAGCCAGTCGGCCGCCGAGCGCCGCCGCTCGGCACGAGGGACCCGGCGGATCGCGAGCGGCAGCTCCACGTTGGCGCGGACGGTCCGCCAGGGCAGCAGCGCGTCGTGCTGGAACACCAGGGCCCGGTCGGCGGACGGCCGGTCGATCGGCTCCCCGTCCTGGCTGACCCTTCCCTCCCGTGGGGGCAGCAGCCCCGCGAGGGTGCGCAGCAGCGTCGACTTGCCGCAGCCGGAGGGTCCGACCACGGCCAGGAGCTCGCCGGGCGGGATGCCCAGCGTCACGGTGCCCGGAACGGTGGCGCCGTCCGGGTGGCCGAGCCGCACGGCGTCCAGGGTGAGTTCGGCGCCGGCGGCCGCGGGTGCGTGTGTCATGGAACCGGCTCCTTGCGGGGAACGGCGGTGGGGTGCGCGGTGTCGGCGAGGGCGTCGTGGGCGGGGGTCTCAGGGGTCGTACGGGCCGTCGGTGCGGCCCGGCGGAGCAGTGCGCGCGAGGCGTCGGCTCCGCCACCCGCCGTCGGACGGGGCAGCCACGACGTCGCGCGACGGCCCAGGGACTCCACCGCCGTCGACGTGAGCCAACCGAGGCCGCCGATGGTGGCCATGCCGACGAACATTCCCGGATAGTCGACGACCGTGTAGTCCTGCCAGGTCCGGTAGCCGACCCCGTACTCGCCGGAGATCATCTCCGCGGAGATCACGCAGATCCACGCGACGCCGACGCCCACCGACAGCCCGCCGAAGACGCCCGGGAGGGCTCCCGGCAGCACCACCGAGCGCAGCACCCGCAGCCGGCCGCCGCCCATGGTGAGCACGGCCTCTTCCCAGGCCGGAGTGAGCGCCCGGACCGCGTGCCGGGTCGACACCAGAACGGGGAAGAAGGCGGCGGTGAGGGTGATGAAGACGATGCCCTGCTCGTTGGTGGGCAGCAGCAGGATGGCGACCGGGACCAGGGCGATGGCCGGCACGGGCCGTACCACCTCGACCAGGGGGCCCAGCAGGTCGGCGGCGAGCCGGGAGCGGGCGACGGCCGTGCCGGCCGCCACCCCCAGGACCGCGGCCAGCAGGAAGCCCGCCGCGATCCGTCCCAGGCTGTGCCCCAGGTCCTGCCAGTACGTCGCGGTACCGACGCGGTCGGCGAAGGCCGAGGCCACCTCGACGACGGTCGGGAACTGCTCGAACCGCAGCCACAGGTTGACGTCCAGCGAGGTCAGCAGGTGCCAGATCAGGAGGGCCGCGGCGAGCGAGCCGGCGCGGACCAGACGGCGGCCCGCGCTCATGACGCGAGCCGAACGGCGTCCGGATAGCCCACGACCCGGGCTCCGGGATGCCCGGAGACGTACGTCCGCGCGTTGGCCGGGGTGACGAAGGCCCGCAGCCGCCGGCCGTCCGCGACCCACACCGCCTTGTCGGCGAACCACAGGGTGCCGGTCAGCGCGTCCGGCACGTAGGCGGCTCTCACGTCGGCGCCCTTGGCGGCCTTCAGGAGTTCCTCGGGAGTGTCGAAGGAACGCGTGGTGGCCTGCCCCTTGAGCCACAGCTCAGGCTTGACCGTGGTCGTCTTCGGGTACGCCGGGCTCGACGCGGCCCGCTGGAGCGGAGCCGTGTCGACGAACGCGTCCACGTCGACGTCGCCGACCAGCTTGGCGGCCTTCAGCAGCGGCACGTCCTCCTTCAGAGCGGCGATCAGCTCCGGGCGGAGCCGCGGGTCGAAGGTGGAGATGCCGTTCGCACCGTTGTAGAGGTAGACGACCTCGGCGGGAAGTCCGGTGGCCTTCGCCACCGATTCGGCCGCCGCGACGGGCTGGGTGCGCAGGTGGTCGGTGGCCCGGCGCTGCGCCGTGAGGAAGTCGTCGAGGATCCCGGGGCGTCGTTCGGCGAACTTCTGCCGCACGGTGACCCCGTGGAAGGTCGGCAGATCGAGCACCGCACCGTCGTACAGGGCTTCGGCCCGGCCCTCGAAGGCCAGCAGGCCCGGCCACGCGACGAACTGGGACAGCGCGTCGACACTGCCGGCGGTCAGCGCCGACGCGCCCACGCTGGGCTGCTGGTTGAGCTTCCGGACGTCCTTCTGCGGGTCGATGCCGGCCCGCTCCAGCGCCCGCACGAGGGTCCCGTCGGCGGCCGAGCCGACACTGGTGGACACCTTCCTGCCGCGCAGGTCGGCCAGCGACTTCAGGGGCGAACCGGGGGCGGTCACCACGGTGTTGAGGCCGCCGCGCAGGTTGTAGCCGGTGACCGCGACCAGCCGGGTCGGCTGCCCCAGTTGCTTCCCGCGGGCCGCGTTGATGAGCAGGGGGAAGTCGCCCATCGACCCGATGTCGATCTTCCCGGCCGTCATCTGGGCGGTGATCGGCGCACCGGTCGCGTAGTCCTGCCACACGACCTTGTACGAGACGCCGTCCTTCTTCCCGCGCGCCGCGAGCTCCTCCTCGAAGTAGCCGAGGGAGCGCAGCAGTGTGCCGGCGGTGACGGTGTTGATGGTCTTCGACTGGTAGCCGACGGTCACCGTGACCGTCTTCCCGTCGTCGCTGTCGGCGCCTGCCGTGCCGCCGCAGGAGACGGCGAGGGGAAGCAGTGCGGTGGCCAGGAGCGGGAGCAGGGGAACTCTCTTGCGGGGCATGGAAGGCCGGCCTTTCAGCGGAGCAGATAGGGCATGTTGACGGTGACCGCACCGGTGGGACAGCGCGCCGCACACGGGCCGCAGTACCAGCACTCGTCCACGTGCATGTACGCCTTGCCGTCGTCCTCGCGGATGGCGAGCGAGTCGAGCGGACACATGTCGACGCAGAGCGTGCAGCCGTCGATGCACTTGGACTCGTCGATGGTCACGGGCACGTCCGTGCGCTGTGGAACAAGAGGCATGACTGTCTCCAAGACCCGAAGGGGCGGGAACGAGAAAGAAGGGGGGAAGGGAGATGGCGGAATGCGGAATGCGGAATGCGGAATGCCGAGCTGGGAGCTGGGAGCTGGGAGCTGGGAGCCGGGAGCCGGGAGCCGGGAGCCGGGAGCCAGAAGTCGGGAGCCCGGGGCCGGCTCCCTCGCGTCACGGTGACCGGCGCAGCACGCCGCTCATGGTGATGCGGTCGCCGCGGAACCGGATGAACTCCAGATCCACCGGGCGCCCGCCGGGCAGACAGGTCAGCCGCTCCAGCAGCAGCACG includes the following:
- a CDS encoding fumarate reductase/succinate dehydrogenase flavoprotein subunit is translated as MDTPPAIPALADATELSCDVLVIGGGTAGTMAALTAAGNGASVLLLEKAHVRHSGALAMGMDGVNNAVIPGRAEPDDYVAEITRANDGVVDQSTVRQTATRGFGMVQRLESYGVKFEKDEHGEYAVRQVHRSGSYVLPMPEGKDVKKVLYRQLRRREMRERIRIENRVMPVRVLTHPDDGRAIGAAGFHTRTGDFVVVRAGAVILATGPCGRLGLPASGYLYGTYENPTNAGDGYAMAYHAGAALTGIECFQINPLIKDYNGPACAYVANPFGGYQVNRHGERFVESDYWSGRMMSEFAAELASDRGPVYLKLSHLPEETVGAVESILHTTERPTRGTFHANRGHDYRTHDIEMHISEIGLCGGHSASGVRVDAHARTTVPRLYAAGDLACVPHNYMIGAFVFGDLAGEDAARYRAFEGELPADQLAAAHELVYRPLRHPDGPPQPQVEYKLRRFVNDYVAPPKTGAKLSLAVEAFTRMSAEIDGMGARTPHELMRCAEVSFIRDCAEMAARASLARTESRWGLYHERLDHPGRDDAGWLHHLDLRKSASGAMEFTARPVEPYVVPVPGFAPEPGPERRLGEVALVPVATAGPKDAAPAASTTALAARPTAGPAGPAEKAADSAPAGGAAPSPALLRLLSLTEESAGLEKFRPYLTDADPAVRAAAVAALGETAPAGAGPVLAARLLDTAPVVRSAAAAVLRELVEVLPAAPELGTALKAASAVADPGVRAAALDVSRALRLGDAVTYAAALADADIEVRVTAVRALVSVDAVDELAVAADDPAREVRVAVARGLAAVNAPDPATLDRLLDDPDPLVRGAAWGALALTGCPQPFAARAAAALADPAWQVRAGAASALRAAPVTEAVTALARALADPDADVRKAAVLSLLEHGADPDARTALAAAAHDPDADVRAYASRATA
- a CDS encoding ABC transporter ATP-binding protein translates to MTHAPAAAGAELTLDAVRLGHPDGATVPGTVTLGIPPGELLAVVGPSGCGKSTLLRTLAGLLPPREGRVSQDGEPIDRPSADRALVFQHDALLPWRTVRANVELPLAIRRVPRAERRRSAADWLDRVGLADHAHKLPHQLSGGQRQRVQLARALVGSPRAVLMDEPFGALDAHTRAGMQDLLVDILRGTGATVVFVTHDVDEALHLGDRVLRLGSGRVLDVPHPRDRDARTAPGTTEARRRILASL
- a CDS encoding ABC transporter permease, whose product is MSAGRRLVRAGSLAAALLIWHLLTSLDVNLWLRFEQFPTVVEVASAFADRVGTATYWQDLGHSLGRIAAGFLLAAVLGVAAGTAVARSRLAADLLGPLVEVVRPVPAIALVPVAILLLPTNEQGIVFITLTAAFFPVLVSTRHAVRALTPAWEEAVLTMGGGRLRVLRSVVLPGALPGVFGGLSVGVGVAWICVISAEMISGEYGVGYRTWQDYTVVDYPGMFVGMATIGGLGWLTSTAVESLGRRATSWLPRPTAGGGADASRALLRRAAPTARTTPETPAHDALADTAHPTAVPRKEPVP
- a CDS encoding ABC transporter substrate-binding protein, with amino-acid sequence MPRKRVPLLPLLATALLPLAVSCGGTAGADSDDGKTVTVTVGYQSKTINTVTAGTLLRSLGYFEEELAARGKKDGVSYKVVWQDYATGAPITAQMTAGKIDIGSMGDFPLLINAARGKQLGQPTRLVAVTGYNLRGGLNTVVTAPGSPLKSLADLRGRKVSTSVGSAADGTLVRALERAGIDPQKDVRKLNQQPSVGASALTAGSVDALSQFVAWPGLLAFEGRAEALYDGAVLDLPTFHGVTVRQKFAERRPGILDDFLTAQRRATDHLRTQPVAAAESVAKATGLPAEVVYLYNGANGISTFDPRLRPELIAALKEDVPLLKAAKLVGDVDVDAFVDTAPLQRAASSPAYPKTTTVKPELWLKGQATTRSFDTPEELLKAAKGADVRAAYVPDALTGTLWFADKAVWVADGRRLRAFVTPANARTYVSGHPGARVVGYPDAVRLAS
- a CDS encoding indolepyruvate ferredoxin oxidoreductase subunit alpha, with product MPLVPQRTDVPVTIDESKCIDGCTLCVDMCPLDSLAIREDDGKAYMHVDECWYCGPCAARCPTGAVTVNMPYLLR